One Lepus europaeus isolate LE1 chromosome 7, mLepTim1.pri, whole genome shotgun sequence DNA segment encodes these proteins:
- the LOC133763142 gene encoding serum amyloid A-3 protein, giving the protein MKLSISIIFCFLILGVNSREWLTFLKEAGQGSKDMWRAYSDMKEANYKNSDKYFHARGNYDAAQRGPGGVWAAKVISDARENYQKLIGRGAEDTEADQAANRWGRSGNDPNHFRPKGLPDKY; this is encoded by the exons ATGAAGCTTTCCATCAGCATCATTTTCTGCTTCCTGATCCTGGGCGTCAACAGCCGTGAATGGTTAACTTTCCTCAAGGAAGCTGGTCAAG GGTCTAAGGACATGTGGAGAGCCTACTCCGACATGAAAGAAGCCAATTACAAAAATTCTGACAAGTACTTCCATGCCCGGGGAAACTATGACGCTGCCCAAAGGGGCCCTGGGGGTGTCTGGGCTGCCAAAGTGATCAG CGATGCCAGAGAGAACTATCAGAAACTCATAGGCCGTGGAGCAGAGGACACGGAAGCCGACCAGGCTGCCAACCGATGGGGCCGCAGTGGCAACGACCCCAATCACTTCAGACCTAAGGGCCTGCCCGACAAATactga